The window TGATGACCAGCCTTTTTTCCTGCAGCAATTCGAAGATACGCACCGGCTTGTTCTTTCCCTGTACCGTTATCAGGTCTATTTCCCTGCATAAAAAATCCTCCTTGACCTTTGTATACACATCCTCGCTGATAAGGGATTTGGTATGATATTCCTTGTTCGCCCCTTCGAGCCGCGCGGCGAGGTTTACCGTATCCCCGATACTCGTAAAATCCATTCGCTCTTTCGCGCCCACACTGCCGAAGACCACCGGACCCGTGTTTATACCGATCCCGATGGAAATAACCTTTTTATTTTCCTTGAGCCTTTTTTCCCTTTCCTTTGCCATAGCCGCCCGTATGTCCATTCCGGCTTTACATGCATTCTTTTCCTTGAATGGTCCGTCGAATGTCGCCATGATCTCATCACCGACAAACTTATCGATATCGCCGTGATTGTGGAGAATAATCGAAGACTGAATATCGAGGTAATGATTGAGAATCGACACGACCTTCGCCGGCGGTAACCCCTCGCACATCGTCGTAAATCCGCGTATATCGGTAAAGAGAAAGGTCATTTTTCTCAAGCGCGATGTCGGGCTTTCATTTTCCGCGTGCTGAAACGTTGAAGTCGAAATATAGGGAATCATGCCGCGAATCACGCCCGTCATATCCTTGAACTCCGACGATAACGTCTTTATCTCGTCTTTTGTCCGCACCACATCATCGTACCGCAACAGGTTCGCCGATACTTTCACTTTCCCCTGCATCATGTTCGAGAGGGTATCTGAAAGTTTATTGACGCTCATTCGGAGAAAAAGAATTGGATGAACGATTCTGCTCCCGAAAAAATAGACCAGGATGATCGAAATATAGACGAAGAAAAAACTGATAAGGATTGCCTTGACCTGTGTCCGAAAATACGGCTCGAAAATGACATCCCTGTCATACACGACAACCGTGTACCCGATAATAAACGCCCCCCACGCTACCGGGGCCACAAACTCGTAACTCCGTTCCTTTTTTGAGTATGCATACATCGCCTCCTTCGTATTCCTGTATGTATCCTTTATCCTATTCCCGATAAGTGAACTATCCGTTGAAGCGGTGACGACGAAATCGTTTGCGTTCTTCATCCGGTCATAATACGACATGGAGATAAACCTGAAATCTGACTCAATATTTTTTCGCTGCTGCTTTCCAAAGTAATCCCTGATCTCGATATCCTGTGGCATAAGCGTCTGCACTACGGTGGCGCATCCTTCAGCCTGTGTTCTCCCGTTATGGATCATCCGTGAAAGAA of the Spirochaetales bacterium genome contains:
- a CDS encoding adenylate/guanylate cyclase domain-containing protein; this translates as PFVLHGLEVFYASVVIAWYTIPFVFPDVLRINPHKLVFLLFELRGGEMVVSILSFCVIYLLPVICLLKLISALLHSKLPVLCDPERFIPVLLNIVLSFCIIFFIVIYVIRYAADILFFLTLSPVIYVLIGLSVIYNILFLVVLVVYFKKKNPTFQEYIAFKEKIREGKLLKVEVRLGIQKKLLLSFVSLICILIIILSSILLLNFNKTVLSRMIHNGRTQAEGCATVVQTLMPQDIEIRDYFGKQQRKNIESDFRFISMSYYDRMKNANDFVVTASTDSSLIGNRIKDTYRNTKEAMYAYSKKERSYEFVAPVAWGAFIIGYTVVVYDRDVIFEPYFRTQVKAILISFFFVYISIILVYFFGSRIVHPILFLRMSVNKLSDTLSNMMQGKVKVSANLLRYDDVVRTKDEIKTLSSEFKDMTGVIRGMIPYISTSTFQHAENESPTSRLRKMTFLFTDIRGFTTMCEGLPPAKVVSILNHYLDIQSSIILHNHGDIDKFVGDEIMATFDGPFKEKNACKAGMDIRAAMAKEREKRLKENKKVISIGIGINTGPVVFGSVGAKERMDFTSIGDTVNLAARLEGANKEYHTKSLISEDVYTKVKEDFLCREIDLITVQGKNKPVRIFELLQEKRLVIRKIRELKRNFESGLEKYRKKDWDEALKIFTFLDTRYNDETSGIFIERIRLYRRNPPPTRWNGVFHLKAK